A single Pseudomonas sp. HN11 DNA region contains:
- the kdpC gene encoding potassium-transporting ATPase subunit KdpC has product MSNMIRPALSLLVLMTLITGVAYPLVVTGVAQVAFPDQANGSLVRDDSGKVRGSSLIAQDFTGDSWFHPRPSAGAFATVSSSASNLGPSNPALAARIFDDANKQLVPGQGPVPLASLTTSGSGLDPHLPPQAIAYQLARVAAARNVPVSTLQRLLDEHIESPLVGPPVVNVLALNMALEKL; this is encoded by the coding sequence ATGTCCAACATGATCCGCCCGGCCCTAAGCCTGCTGGTGCTCATGACTCTGATCACCGGCGTCGCCTACCCATTGGTGGTAACTGGCGTCGCCCAAGTCGCCTTCCCGGACCAGGCCAATGGCAGCCTGGTGCGCGACGACAGCGGCAAGGTGCGTGGTTCCAGCCTGATCGCCCAGGATTTTACCGGCGACAGCTGGTTCCACCCGCGCCCCTCGGCCGGCGCTTTTGCGACAGTTTCCAGCAGTGCCAGCAACCTTGGCCCTAGCAACCCGGCGCTGGCCGCGCGCATCTTTGATGACGCCAACAAGCAGTTGGTCCCCGGCCAGGGCCCGGTGCCTTTGGCGTCGCTGACTACCTCTGGCAGCGGTCTTGATCCACACTTGCCACCACAGGCGATTGCCTATCAACTGGCGCGGGTGGCGGCGGCGCGGAATGTGCCGGTGTCGACCTTGCAGCGCTTGCTCGATGAGCACATCGAAAGCCCACTGGTGGGCCCGCCGGTGGTGAATGTGCTGGCGCTGAACATGGCCCTGGAAAAGCTGTAA
- a CDS encoding sensor histidine kinase has protein sequence MSDSGRADALLADLPRDGRGRLKVFLGAAPGVGKTYAMLQAAHTQLRQGVRLIAGVVETHGRAETEALLSGLPQQPLLRSEYRGVMLEEMDLDGLLVAKPKLVLVDELAHSNAPGSRHEKRWQDIQELLAAGINVFTTVNVQHLESLNDQVRGITGVQVRETLPDWVLQEADELLLIDLPSRELLERLRDGKVYVPEQARAAIDAFFTQTNLMALRELAMQTAAAHVDDDLAQGYRQLGQAAPAVRGRLLVGVDGDAQAERLVRHASRVAQRRHLPWSLVHIDNGGARDEQSRLRLQNAQQLAERLGGEVVLLRAGEVAKTLIQHAAERRASLLLVGQSRMRWRRRLFGGGLAARLLRNARGLEINVLDSDDIPVPSRLPDVRGLVWFDYALAVVATVVAAAVAWAVSSVLPLPNISLVFLAAVLLVAVRSSLGPSLVCAALSFMTYDFLFIPPNFSFAIQREEDVLTLLFFLLMAALTGNLAARQRRQLQALRDTQEETSELLDLSRKLTAATDRQAVVSAAAHHLEGWSDLDLCLVNRDGQGGWAIETGGPLNLTEAERAAADWAWQHDQPAGMGTGTLPFGRWWWWPLSGEEGPLGLLGVSPKPGLELSGQRRRLLTALSQPLAQALARAQLAQELESARLHGETEQLRSALLASVSHDLRTPLTAMRGSIDSLLALGEAIPLEDRRELLEGTRDEAERLDRYIQNLLDMTRLGHGALKLARDWVSPGDIVGSAIGRLRAVLAPLQVSTDVPPELPLLYVHAALIEQALVNVLENAARFSPPQGRLQLSASVSEGQLFFAVADEGPGIPEDERAKIFDMFYTAARGDRGGQGTGLGLAICQGMVGAHGGHISVADGIEGRGTCISLFLPLPTQPGLEREA, from the coding sequence ATGAGCGACTCCGGCCGCGCCGATGCCTTGTTAGCCGATCTGCCACGGGACGGCCGTGGCCGGCTCAAAGTCTTCCTCGGGGCCGCACCGGGGGTGGGCAAGACCTACGCCATGCTTCAGGCCGCTCACACCCAGCTACGTCAAGGCGTGCGCTTGATTGCCGGCGTGGTCGAGACCCATGGCCGCGCCGAGACCGAAGCCTTGCTCAGCGGCCTGCCGCAGCAACCTTTGCTGCGCAGCGAATACCGTGGCGTGATGCTCGAAGAGATGGACCTCGACGGCCTGCTCGTCGCCAAGCCCAAGCTGGTATTGGTGGATGAACTGGCCCACAGCAACGCCCCCGGCAGTCGCCATGAAAAGCGCTGGCAAGACATCCAGGAATTGCTCGCGGCGGGCATCAACGTGTTTACCACGGTCAACGTTCAGCACCTGGAAAGCCTCAATGATCAGGTGCGCGGCATCACCGGGGTGCAGGTGCGTGAAACCTTGCCGGACTGGGTGTTGCAAGAGGCCGACGAACTGCTGCTGATCGACCTGCCGTCCCGCGAGTTGCTGGAGCGCCTGCGTGACGGCAAGGTTTATGTGCCGGAGCAGGCCCGCGCGGCCATCGACGCATTTTTCACCCAGACCAACCTGATGGCCTTGCGCGAGTTGGCCATGCAAACCGCCGCCGCCCATGTCGATGACGATTTGGCCCAAGGCTATCGCCAACTCGGTCAGGCCGCGCCCGCGGTGCGCGGTCGTTTGCTGGTGGGCGTGGATGGCGATGCGCAGGCCGAACGTCTGGTACGCCATGCCAGCCGCGTCGCCCAGCGTCGGCATTTGCCGTGGAGCCTGGTGCATATCGATAACGGCGGTGCGCGGGATGAGCAGTCGCGACTGCGCCTGCAGAATGCCCAGCAACTGGCCGAGCGCCTGGGGGGCGAGGTGGTGCTGCTGCGGGCGGGGGAGGTGGCCAAGACACTGATCCAGCATGCTGCCGAGCGTCGTGCCAGCCTGTTGCTGGTGGGGCAATCGCGGATGCGTTGGCGGCGTCGATTGTTTGGCGGCGGCCTGGCCGCGCGGTTGTTGCGTAATGCGCGTGGCCTGGAAATCAACGTCCTTGACAGCGACGACATCCCCGTACCGTCACGTTTGCCGGATGTGCGCGGGCTGGTGTGGTTCGACTATGCACTGGCGGTCGTGGCGACAGTGGTTGCGGCGGCGGTGGCCTGGGCGGTGTCCAGCGTCTTGCCGCTGCCGAACATCTCGCTGGTGTTCCTGGCCGCTGTGTTGCTGGTGGCGGTACGCAGCAGCCTGGGGCCGTCACTGGTGTGTGCGGCGTTGTCGTTCATGACCTACGACTTCCTGTTTATCCCGCCGAATTTCTCCTTCGCCATTCAGCGCGAAGAAGATGTGCTGACCCTATTGTTCTTCTTGTTGATGGCGGCGCTGACCGGCAACCTGGCGGCGCGTCAACGTCGCCAATTGCAGGCGTTGCGCGATACCCAGGAAGAAACCAGCGAGTTGCTGGACCTCTCACGCAAACTCACTGCCGCCACCGACCGCCAGGCGGTGGTCAGCGCTGCGGCGCATCATTTGGAAGGTTGGAGCGACCTGGATCTGTGCCTGGTCAATCGTGATGGCCAGGGGGGGTGGGCGATCGAGACCGGCGGCCCGCTGAACCTTACTGAAGCCGAGCGCGCCGCTGCGGATTGGGCCTGGCAGCATGATCAGCCAGCGGGCATGGGCACCGGCACCTTGCCGTTCGGGCGTTGGTGGTGGTGGCCGTTGTCGGGCGAGGAGGGCCCGCTGGGATTGCTCGGTGTCAGCCCCAAACCCGGCCTGGAATTGAGCGGCCAACGTCGTCGTTTACTCACTGCCTTGAGCCAGCCGCTGGCCCAGGCGCTGGCGCGTGCGCAACTGGCTCAGGAGCTGGAGTCCGCTAGGTTGCACGGTGAGACTGAGCAACTGCGCAGCGCGTTACTGGCCTCGGTGTCCCACGATTTACGCACGCCGCTGACCGCCATGCGCGGCAGCATCGACAGCCTGCTGGCGCTCGGTGAGGCGATACCGCTGGAGGATCGTCGCGAATTGCTGGAGGGCACCCGCGATGAGGCCGAGCGTCTCGATCGGTATATCCAGAACTTGCTGGACATGACGCGTCTCGGCCATGGCGCGTTGAAACTGGCGCGGGATTGGGTGTCGCCGGGCGATATCGTCGGCAGTGCGATTGGACGTCTGCGTGCGGTGCTGGCGCCGTTGCAAGTGAGTACCGATGTGCCGCCTGAGTTGCCTTTGTTGTATGTGCATGCCGCGTTGATCGAGCAAGCACTGGTCAATGTGCTGGAAAACGCCGCGCGCTTTTCGCCGCCGCAAGGCCGATTGCAATTGAGCGCCAGCGTTTCAGAGGGTCAGCTGTTTTTCGCGGTGGCCGATGAGGGGCCGGGCATTCCCGAAGACGAGCGGGCAAAAATTTTCGATATGTTCTACACCGCCGCACGGGGTGACCGAGGTGGGCAGGGCACGGGCCTGGGCCTGGCGATCTGCCAGGGCATGGTCGGTGCCCACGGTGGGCACATCAGCGTGGCCGACGGTATTGAAGGTCGAGGCACCTGTATCTCCTTGTTCCTGCCCTTGCCGACACAGCCTGGCCTGGAGCGCGAGGCATGA
- a CDS encoding response regulator: MSQTSTILVIDDEPQIRKFLRISLASQGYKVIEAGTGNEGLAQAALSKPDLLVLDLGLPDMDGQQVLREFREWSTVPVLVLSVRASEVQKVEALDGGANDYVTKPFGIQEFLARVRALLRQAPAGEAQEAALRFGPLTVDLAYRRVLLDGAEVALTRKEYAVLAQLARHPGRVITQQQLLKDIWGPTHTQDSHYLRIVVGHLRQKLADDPTQPRFIVTEAGVGYRLLSA, translated from the coding sequence ATGAGCCAGACCTCGACGATTTTGGTCATTGATGACGAACCGCAGATCCGCAAATTCCTGCGCATCAGCCTGGCTTCCCAGGGCTATAAAGTGATCGAGGCCGGCACCGGCAACGAAGGCCTGGCCCAGGCGGCGCTGAGCAAGCCGGACCTGCTGGTGCTCGATCTTGGCCTGCCGGACATGGACGGCCAGCAGGTGCTGCGTGAGTTTCGTGAGTGGTCGACAGTGCCGGTGCTGGTGTTGTCGGTGCGGGCCAGCGAGGTGCAGAAAGTTGAAGCCCTTGATGGGGGGGCCAATGACTATGTGACCAAACCCTTCGGCATCCAGGAGTTTCTCGCCAGGGTTCGCGCGTTGTTGCGTCAGGCGCCGGCGGGCGAAGCCCAGGAAGCCGCACTGCGTTTTGGCCCCTTGACGGTGGACCTGGCCTATCGCCGGGTGTTGCTGGATGGTGCTGAAGTGGCGCTGACGCGCAAGGAATACGCGGTGCTGGCGCAATTGGCACGGCATCCGGGGCGGGTGATTACCCAGCAGCAATTGCTCAAGGACATCTGGGGGCCCACCCATACCCAGGACAGCCATTACCTGCGTATTGTGGTGGGGCATCTGCGACAGAAGTTGGCGGATGATCCGACCCAGCCACGGTTTATCGTGACCGAGGCGGGGGTGGGGTATCGGTTGTTGAGTGCTTAG